A part of Paenibacillus sp. 481 genomic DNA contains:
- a CDS encoding DMT family transporter has protein sequence MAWLYLILAGLEEIIAVIAMKHMDGFKKKGPLAVVIIGLVASIYLLTHSMSVIPAGVAYAVWAGVGTVGITLVSMLWFKEHYRPVQFVFLGCIIIGIVGLKLTT, from the coding sequence ATGGCTTGGCTATATTTGATCTTGGCCGGACTTGAAGAAATTATTGCCGTTATCGCGATGAAGCATATGGACGGCTTTAAAAAGAAAGGTCCACTTGCGGTCGTCATCATCGGCCTTGTCGCCTCGATCTATTTACTGACCCACTCGATGAGCGTCATTCCTGCGGGTGTCGCCTATGCGGTATGGGCAGGAGTCGGAACGGTCGGAATTACGCTGGTGAGCATGCTCTGGTTCAAGGAACATTATCGTCCGGTACAGTTTGTATTTTTAGGCTGCATTATTATTGGCATTGTGGGGTTGAAGTTAACGACATAA
- a CDS encoding thioredoxin family protein: MSLKNIFQRAAKEKTENIDLGEKKFPFEILKMDTPITQNSLFAIISLSCTHCIDLLSEFEQINDKDNFILITDGTEEDNLEIKEHFGYTFPIISYRGPLSKLEVETTPYLVLVSPNGQILNHSQATDISSVLSML, translated from the coding sequence GTGAGTTTGAAAAATATTTTTCAAAGAGCAGCAAAGGAAAAAACGGAGAACATCGACCTAGGTGAAAAAAAGTTCCCGTTTGAAATACTGAAAATGGACACCCCGATTACTCAAAATAGTTTATTCGCCATTATTTCTCTTAGTTGTACCCACTGTATTGACTTACTATCCGAGTTTGAACAGATTAATGATAAAGATAACTTTATTCTTATAACGGATGGCACTGAAGAAGATAATTTGGAAATTAAAGAACACTTCGGCTACACATTCCCTATAATTTCTTATCGTGGCCCTCTAAGTAAGTTAGAGGTTGAAACAACTCCTTACTTAGTTTTGGTAAGTCCCAATGGTCAAATACTGAATCACTCTCAAGCGACTGATATTTCATCAGTACTGAGTATGCTTTAG
- a CDS encoding MauE/DoxX family redox-associated membrane protein, with the protein MSWSILFQFIIAFIFALSLFSKLSDYDSFFQEVESLEIIPHKLIALSVYSLLIFELFLVVSYVLDLFSVWRELFTITLLLFFIIILLRKTKTKNQTTCSCFGNDNFLNKYPIQRNLILILICILNMNIVSFQFQWSHSIFLFFSILLFLVLFDIWNTIKKIKVMGKIHDHI; encoded by the coding sequence ATGAGTTGGAGTATCCTGTTTCAATTTATTATTGCCTTTATCTTCGCACTGTCTTTATTTTCAAAGTTATCTGATTACGATTCTTTTTTTCAAGAAGTAGAATCGCTTGAAATTATTCCTCATAAGTTAATTGCATTATCTGTTTATAGCTTATTAATATTTGAACTATTCCTCGTAGTTTCTTATGTTCTTGACTTGTTTAGTGTTTGGAGAGAGTTATTTACGATTACATTGTTACTCTTCTTCATCATAATTTTACTAAGAAAGACTAAAACAAAGAATCAAACCACTTGTTCTTGTTTTGGGAACGATAACTTTTTAAACAAATATCCCATCCAAAGAAATCTCATACTGATTTTGATTTGCATCTTAAATATGAATATCGTATCTTTTCAGTTTCAATGGTCACACTCCATATTTTTATTTTTTAGCATTCTGCTCTTTCTTGTACTTTTCGATATATGGAACACTATTAAAAAGATTAAAGTAATGGGGAAAATACATGATCATATTTAG
- a CDS encoding ABC transporter ATP-binding protein, with translation MFSALYSLMIIFKKYKFLLSEQKKEFIFITIITLAEAFIPLMQIYSLKVVTDEIVLVIQEKHELSRAILFIFAQVILILTTSVLTSVKNLIRMRIDALVSYKFDEITSLKCGKLPFVYYDNSENYDHLEKASNGIGSKMVSSYMTFLEVAKAFITLSGYVFMLFAVHWSLIFILIIFIIPSFYTQHLVSKWSYIQISSQTYLMRRASYLNNQLRNRATNKELKFFNHYYFLLNYWSKSFLKTVNDKYLLEKKTTKVNLMVFSFDSLATNIFSIILLWIGTKGKLTVGDYVAMSQILSMSVSSIQALSNNFGAIIKDSFFIKDFDYFMSLEEENTPERTLTIKFPLNRGIEVKNLSFKYPNSEDRVLKNISFNVQPGEKVAIVGVNGSGKSTLVKCLTSLYKIDSGQILYDGIDINSVNPSKLRQNITVVFQDFVQYQLSLKENITFKEQLTELDLERLNHVIQESGLKDLVDKLPNGVETPLGSTLQGGIELSGGQWQKVGLARALFRNSDIIILDEPTAALDPLAETELLSKFMKMVEIRTSFIITHRLGSCINADKILVLDDGQIIESGTHEELMVNGNKYSKMFKSQADWYKSKS, from the coding sequence ATGTTTAGTGCATTATATAGTCTTATGATCATTTTCAAAAAATATAAATTCTTATTAAGTGAACAAAAAAAAGAGTTTATTTTCATTACCATTATAACGCTTGCTGAAGCGTTTATCCCTCTAATGCAAATTTACTCATTAAAAGTTGTTACTGATGAAATTGTTCTAGTTATTCAAGAGAAGCACGAACTGAGTAGAGCTATTTTGTTCATTTTCGCACAGGTTATTCTAATACTTACAACATCAGTATTAACTAGCGTAAAAAATTTAATCAGAATGAGAATTGACGCATTAGTAAGTTACAAGTTTGATGAGATCACTTCATTAAAATGCGGAAAACTACCCTTTGTTTACTATGACAATTCAGAGAATTATGACCATCTTGAAAAAGCATCAAATGGCATAGGGAGCAAAATGGTAAGCTCTTATATGACTTTTTTAGAAGTTGCAAAAGCATTCATTACCCTATCTGGTTATGTATTTATGTTATTTGCAGTACATTGGTCTCTTATCTTCATTTTGATCATATTTATCATACCCTCATTTTACACTCAACATTTAGTATCAAAATGGAGTTACATACAAATATCTTCCCAAACGTATTTAATGAGAAGAGCTAGCTATTTAAATAATCAGTTAAGAAATAGAGCTACAAATAAGGAATTGAAATTCTTTAATCATTATTATTTTTTATTAAATTATTGGAGTAAGTCCTTTCTTAAAACAGTCAACGATAAGTATCTGCTTGAAAAGAAGACAACGAAGGTCAATCTAATGGTGTTTAGCTTTGATAGCCTCGCCACGAATATATTTTCAATTATTCTTTTATGGATAGGAACAAAAGGAAAGCTAACAGTTGGAGATTACGTGGCAATGTCTCAGATACTTTCGATGTCTGTTTCCTCTATACAAGCATTGTCTAATAATTTTGGGGCAATTATAAAAGATAGTTTTTTCATAAAAGATTTTGACTATTTTATGAGTTTAGAAGAGGAGAATACCCCTGAACGCACGCTTACTATAAAATTTCCTCTAAATCGAGGAATTGAAGTAAAAAATTTATCCTTTAAATATCCAAATTCAGAAGACCGTGTACTGAAAAATATTTCTTTCAATGTACAACCAGGCGAAAAAGTCGCTATTGTTGGCGTTAATGGTTCGGGAAAGAGTACTCTCGTCAAGTGCCTAACTAGTCTGTATAAAATTGACTCTGGGCAAATTTTGTACGATGGTATCGATATAAATTCAGTTAATCCATCTAAGCTTCGACAAAATATTACGGTTGTCTTTCAAGATTTCGTTCAATATCAGCTCAGTTTAAAAGAAAACATTACCTTTAAAGAGCAATTAACCGAATTGGATTTAGAGCGATTAAACCATGTTATCCAAGAATCTGGGCTTAAAGATTTGGTTGATAAACTTCCCAATGGAGTGGAAACACCTCTTGGCTCGACTTTACAAGGGGGGATTGAGTTATCAGGAGGACAATGGCAAAAAGTTGGCTTAGCAAGGGCGTTGTTCCGGAACTCAGATATTATTATTTTGGACGAGCCTACTGCAGCACTTGATCCATTGGCTGAAACGGAATTACTATCAAAATTCATGAAAATGGTTGAAATTAGAACATCATTCATTATAACCCACCGCCTTGGAAGTTGTATTAATGCGGATAAAATTTTGGTTTTAGATGATGGGCAAATCATCGAATCAGGTACTCATGAAGAGCTCATGGTGAATGGAAACAAATATTCCAAAATGTTCAAATCTCAGGCGGATTGGTATAAAAGCAAATCATAG
- a CDS encoding nucleotidyl transferase AbiEii/AbiGii toxin family protein, with protein MKHVENIKDLEPKVRRLVVMEALLRRIALVNKPFVLKGSLLTRQYLEDPELRAVSDLDLLYAGKIEDTEHACKTFTAWMIQVTELDLDDGIVFKSFNDDDYWRYIDYAMADDFPTVNTEVEYYFKGEPRRENQYYELDLDISFNLEMEVEPVALQYKPVFGDSFIFPYSAPLALQVAWKLHQTIVRPRFKDLVDLNYLLSHPAYDKRALQDTLQALVNECSLDPNITSTHIKRVLVNDLHHTYSLLKNDYDLRTYEGAEGKEVYFCRVVDGLREKMDLCGMNRYAFADLPSPTLKK; from the coding sequence ATGAAACACGTGGAAAACATAAAAGACTTGGAACCTAAGGTGAGACGGCTAGTTGTAATGGAAGCCCTCTTACGAAGAATAGCACTCGTAAATAAGCCATTTGTATTAAAGGGTAGTCTACTAACTAGACAATATTTAGAAGACCCAGAGCTCCGCGCTGTGAGTGATTTAGACTTGTTGTATGCAGGCAAAATCGAAGACACAGAGCACGCGTGTAAGACATTTACAGCTTGGATGATTCAAGTGACTGAACTGGACTTGGATGACGGTATTGTGTTTAAAAGTTTTAATGATGATGACTATTGGAGATACATCGACTATGCGATGGCAGATGATTTCCCGACGGTAAATACAGAAGTGGAATATTATTTTAAGGGTGAACCGAGGCGTGAAAATCAATATTACGAACTGGATCTCGATATCTCGTTTAACTTAGAAATGGAAGTAGAGCCTGTTGCGCTACAGTATAAGCCTGTCTTCGGGGATAGCTTCATTTTTCCGTATTCCGCACCCCTTGCGCTTCAAGTGGCTTGGAAGCTGCACCAGACTATCGTAAGACCGAGGTTTAAAGATTTAGTCGACTTAAACTATTTGTTATCGCATCCAGCGTATGACAAGCGTGCACTTCAAGATACGCTTCAGGCACTTGTGAATGAATGCAGCCTTGATCCGAATATTACAAGCACTCATATTAAGCGGGTTCTGGTCAACGACCTCCATCATACTTACTCGTTATTAAAAAATGATTATGATTTAAGGACATATGAGGGTGCCGAAGGCAAGGAAGTTTATTTCTGCCGAGTTGTGGATGGGTTGCGTGAAAAAATGGATTTGTGCGGTATGAATCGATATGCATTTGCAGATCTGCCAAGTCCAACGCTGAAAAAATAG
- the clpP gene encoding ATP-dependent Clp endopeptidase proteolytic subunit ClpP, which produces MQRIRKEELNMSYVPMVVEQTNRGERAYDIYSRLLKDRIIFLGSPVNDVVANSIIAQMLFLAADDPEKDIYLYINSPGGSISAGMGIYDTMQHIKPDVSTICVGMAASMGAFLLNAGAKGKRLALPNSEVMIHQPLGGAEGQASDIHIRAQRILKMRDNLNRILADRTGQPLERIEKDTDRDYFMSAQEALEYGLVDKVLDKPLSELI; this is translated from the coding sequence ATGCAACGTATTCGTAAGGAGGAGTTAAACATGAGTTACGTACCTATGGTTGTCGAACAGACAAATCGGGGCGAACGCGCATATGACATTTACTCGAGATTGTTGAAGGATCGGATTATTTTCTTGGGAAGCCCAGTCAATGATGTAGTGGCGAACTCCATTATCGCCCAGATGCTATTTTTAGCTGCTGACGACCCAGAGAAAGATATTTACTTGTACATCAACAGTCCAGGCGGCTCCATTTCCGCTGGCATGGGCATCTACGATACAATGCAGCATATTAAGCCAGACGTATCTACCATTTGTGTAGGTATGGCAGCTTCGATGGGCGCATTCCTGCTGAACGCAGGCGCTAAAGGCAAGCGTCTTGCGCTCCCTAACAGCGAAGTTATGATTCACCAACCGCTGGGCGGAGCAGAAGGCCAAGCATCGGATATTCATATCCGTGCGCAGCGCATCTTGAAGATGCGTGACAACCTCAACCGCATCTTGGCTGACCGCACAGGTCAACCGTTAGAGCGCATTGAGAAAGATACGGACCGCGACTACTTCATGTCCGCGCAAGAAGCGCTGGAGTACGGTCTCGTTGACAAAGTATTGGATAAACCGCTTAGCGAGTTGATATAA
- a CDS encoding DUF4956 domain-containing protein: MDQIVNFKDMFKKSVLQLEAFNKISLIEIFWGMLISFLIGMFIYWVYQKCFRGVVYSHNYNVTFVLMTMITTLIIMTISTNIVLSLGMVGALSIVRFRTAVKDPMDIIYMFWAVSVGIATGAKLYPLSIFGSLAIGATIYFLSQRQEKQKPYLVILQYEEKASDEVLVQLRKRKSVLKSKTVRKGMTELTVETRLSDDNTAFVDALAALDGVKDVVLVSYNGDYAP; encoded by the coding sequence ATGGATCAGATCGTGAATTTTAAAGATATGTTTAAAAAGAGTGTGCTGCAATTAGAGGCGTTTAACAAAATTTCGCTGATTGAAATTTTTTGGGGAATGCTTATTTCTTTCCTTATCGGTATGTTCATATATTGGGTATATCAAAAATGTTTCCGTGGAGTCGTGTACAGTCATAACTATAATGTGACGTTCGTGTTAATGACGATGATTACGACGCTCATTATTATGACGATCAGCACCAATATCGTACTCTCGCTCGGCATGGTAGGCGCACTGAGTATTGTGCGGTTCCGTACGGCGGTGAAAGATCCGATGGACATTATTTATATGTTTTGGGCCGTTTCTGTCGGGATCGCGACAGGGGCCAAGTTGTATCCGTTGTCTATTTTCGGATCGTTGGCAATTGGGGCAACGATTTACTTTTTATCGCAGCGGCAAGAAAAGCAGAAGCCATACTTGGTCATTTTGCAATATGAAGAGAAAGCGAGTGACGAAGTACTCGTACAGCTGCGCAAGCGTAAATCGGTGTTGAAATCAAAAACGGTACGCAAAGGGATGACCGAGCTTACGGTAGAAACGAGGCTAAGTGATGACAACACGGCGTTTGTTGACGCACTTGCCGCGTTGGATGGGGTTAAAGATGTTGTGCTCGTCAGCTACAACGGAGATTACGCGCCTTAA
- a CDS encoding polyphosphate polymerase domain-containing protein produces the protein MPRMNFGDVKLRHELKFYIHHHEYIGLRQRIRSLLTLDKHSVDEEGYHIRSLYFDNKYESALHNKNEGIFHRRKYRIRIYNKCDSIIKLERKSKWNELVSKESEQLTRAQVDRIMLGDYEALLDNKDERSLSARFYRDFTQGAMQPAVIVDYVREAYLYDAGDVRITFDKQLSAGVHSLQLFDPHLMTRSMIGGPRTILEVKYNQFMPRVVFDLLQMSAHQRSTISKYAICKESRKPYAY, from the coding sequence ATGCCACGCATGAATTTTGGCGACGTAAAGCTTAGACATGAGTTGAAGTTCTACATTCATCATCATGAATATATCGGTTTAAGGCAGCGGATACGTTCATTGCTGACGTTGGACAAGCATTCCGTCGATGAGGAAGGCTACCATATCCGCAGTTTGTATTTTGATAACAAGTATGAATCCGCTTTGCACAATAAAAACGAAGGCATCTTTCATCGGCGCAAATATCGTATTCGTATTTACAACAAGTGCGATTCTATCATTAAACTAGAACGGAAAAGCAAGTGGAACGAGCTCGTATCCAAGGAATCAGAGCAGCTGACCCGCGCGCAGGTCGATCGGATTATGCTAGGAGATTACGAAGCGCTGCTAGACAACAAAGATGAGCGTTCCTTGTCAGCGCGGTTTTACCGTGATTTCACGCAAGGGGCCATGCAGCCAGCGGTTATCGTTGATTACGTTCGTGAAGCTTATTTGTATGATGCAGGTGACGTGCGGATTACGTTCGATAAGCAGCTTAGTGCCGGCGTGCATTCCCTCCAGTTGTTCGACCCGCATCTGATGACACGTTCCATGATTGGCGGGCCCCGAACCATTTTAGAAGTGAAATACAATCAATTTATGCCCCGTGTCGTGTTCGACTTGTTGCAAATGTCGGCGCATCAGCGATCCACGATTTCGAAGTATGCTATTTGCAAAGAGAGCCGCAAGCCGTACGCTTATTAA
- a CDS encoding CotH kinase family protein, with the protein MKQHDQSQTAFGQSSYSGGGRGIERCVGSVKAVICLLLAITLLAVAGCTDDTATPSQSDEIDSIVSNNKGIMAADSLVENKEIYRSDRGDHIVHLYLTIAASNKTNVPPVTWAQLSSIMKKVPGEKHPEVDVIFQEGNATGPVSGMFGYSELVPNGTATVRGASSLRSPQKSYKVKLIDDAGLWRDQRVINLVKHSYDLTRVRNKLSFDLLKHMPDITSLRTQFVHLHVRDLTASPAASTFQDYGLYTQIEQPNKRFLLAHGLDPSGHLYKAVMFEFFRYKDKLRTEDEPQFDKDAFESVLEVQGSNDHKKLLAMLDDVNDISQDIDSVVDKHFDRDNFLTWTALNILFDNMDTNTQNFLLYSPLNSEKWYFLPWDYDGAWGDSSFEAPLAKEPPVRWRTGVANYWNNVLQSRFFKKRANVEQLTAKVDALFPKIKPELVQQYLNQYRKVAPQVSLSSPDLNFLPGTPQQYKAEWARLATIPAKQIEAYKRHLEWPMPFFLGEAKAKGTGLAFNWGNSYDLQGDSLTYRFELSKSPNFDKPLTVQDGLRSTTAQVNNIQPGKYFWRVFVFDAKGNKQHAFDTYRDANQIKFNGVKQIFVERKDGTLVVPK; encoded by the coding sequence ATGAAACAGCATGATCAATCCCAGACAGCATTCGGACAAAGTAGTTATTCTGGTGGGGGACGAGGCATCGAACGCTGTGTAGGGTCGGTAAAGGCAGTCATCTGCCTACTGTTGGCAATTACGTTGTTAGCTGTAGCGGGGTGCACAGACGATACAGCGACACCATCACAATCAGATGAAATAGATTCGATCGTATCGAACAATAAGGGAATAATGGCAGCAGATTCACTTGTTGAGAATAAAGAAATATATCGTTCAGATAGGGGTGATCACATCGTTCACCTCTATTTGACGATAGCTGCCTCAAATAAGACGAATGTGCCGCCTGTCACTTGGGCTCAGCTGAGTTCGATTATGAAGAAGGTACCGGGGGAGAAGCATCCTGAGGTGGATGTTATTTTTCAAGAAGGCAATGCAACAGGTCCGGTAAGCGGGATGTTCGGTTACAGCGAATTGGTGCCTAACGGTACGGCTACCGTTCGAGGGGCATCATCGCTTCGCTCGCCGCAAAAGTCATATAAAGTGAAGCTCATTGACGATGCTGGCCTGTGGCGAGATCAGCGGGTCATTAACCTCGTTAAACATTCATATGATTTAACACGTGTGCGCAACAAGCTAAGCTTCGATCTGCTCAAGCATATGCCCGATATAACAAGCCTACGGACCCAGTTCGTCCATTTGCATGTAAGGGATTTAACGGCTAGTCCTGCTGCATCTACCTTTCAGGACTACGGCTTATATACGCAGATCGAACAGCCCAACAAGCGCTTTTTGTTGGCACACGGTTTAGATCCGAGCGGCCATCTGTACAAAGCGGTCATGTTTGAATTTTTCCGTTACAAGGATAAGTTGAGAACGGAAGATGAGCCGCAATTTGATAAAGATGCGTTCGAATCTGTGCTTGAAGTGCAGGGTAGCAACGATCATAAGAAGCTGTTGGCAATGTTAGACGATGTGAATGATATCTCGCAAGATATAGACAGTGTGGTAGATAAACACTTTGATCGCGATAACTTTTTAACATGGACAGCGCTCAATATTTTGTTCGATAACATGGATACGAATACACAAAATTTTTTGCTGTATTCTCCGCTTAATTCGGAAAAATGGTACTTCCTCCCGTGGGATTACGATGGCGCTTGGGGAGATTCCAGCTTTGAGGCGCCTCTGGCAAAGGAGCCGCCTGTTCGCTGGCGGACTGGTGTTGCGAACTACTGGAACAACGTGTTGCAGAGCCGCTTTTTTAAGAAGCGCGCGAATGTTGAACAATTAACGGCAAAAGTCGATGCCTTGTTTCCTAAAATCAAGCCGGAGCTTGTACAGCAATATTTGAACCAGTACCGCAAGGTTGCCCCACAAGTCTCGCTAAGCTCTCCTGATTTGAATTTCTTGCCGGGAACACCGCAGCAATACAAAGCGGAGTGGGCTCGACTGGCTACGATTCCAGCCAAACAAATTGAAGCCTATAAGCGCCACTTGGAATGGCCGATGCCGTTCTTTTTGGGTGAGGCAAAGGCGAAAGGGACTGGACTTGCGTTTAATTGGGGGAATTCCTACGACTTGCAAGGTGATAGCTTAACGTATCGGTTCGAGTTAAGTAAGTCACCGAATTTTGATAAGCCGCTCACGGTTCAAGACGGCTTGCGCTCAACGACAGCACAGGTCAACAATATTCAGCCTGGGAAATATTTTTGGCGCGTGTTTGTATTTGATGCGAAAGGCAACAAGCAGCATGCCTTTGATACGTATCGTGATGCCAATCAGATCAAATTTAACGGCGTGAAACAAATTTTCGTCGAGCGTAAGGACGGAACATTAGTTGTCCCAAAATGA
- the pelG gene encoding exopolysaccharide Pel transporter PelG — protein MAGIGFELKKLFTRRELAYRLRAYAISSIVTVGPMLACMMMIIGAQLVMKAWEGPLSERELLFGGAVYAFVCSYIIVSIYQMMTTRAVSDMLYEQRYEQILPSVYAGLIWSLTPALLIGGAFVIWAPLSFGYKLALYLFFVQLVVIWHLGVYVTALKHYGYVFGAFAVGGIVGTLNCVLWPFITGSLSAAAMLWMLNIGICCTLLGLAYAVERQFGGRLPSTKGATGTIDATSATGATSAAGVTRKGDLSADKRLSDEARSYSLVQWMRRYPSLMGIGFMMALGLYTHQIVQWIKNEGIWVEGVFRMSPAYDLPVYYAFLTTIPTLVLFVVALETSFYPKCRQYYETVLGQGSMREIEQARRDMSQVLVYEVSLLMGIQLFFTILSIAFAVRLLPFFGFTSTMIEAFNILALSFFAYTLFMVIVLVLLYFDDRKGVFALSAIMLACSATFSILFDNVDTSFAMFTASFIALTLSLGRLRYVIRHLHYYTFSAQPIVIKRTPL, from the coding sequence ATGGCAGGCATCGGCTTTGAATTGAAAAAATTGTTCACTAGGCGGGAGTTAGCTTATCGCTTACGTGCTTATGCCATCTCTTCAATCGTTACAGTTGGCCCCATGCTTGCCTGTATGATGATGATCATTGGTGCACAGCTCGTCATGAAAGCGTGGGAGGGACCACTTAGCGAGCGAGAGTTGCTGTTCGGCGGCGCTGTCTACGCCTTCGTCTGCTCCTACATCATTGTGTCGATCTATCAAATGATGACGACGCGTGCTGTATCAGACATGTTGTATGAACAGCGCTACGAACAAATTTTGCCCTCTGTTTATGCAGGGCTCATTTGGTCACTCACTCCCGCGCTGCTCATCGGCGGGGCGTTTGTCATTTGGGCGCCACTTAGCTTCGGATACAAGCTAGCGCTGTATTTATTTTTCGTGCAGCTAGTCGTGATATGGCATCTTGGCGTATATGTAACGGCGTTAAAGCACTATGGATACGTATTTGGTGCCTTCGCCGTAGGTGGCATTGTCGGTACATTAAACTGTGTACTGTGGCCGTTTATTACAGGTTCCTTGTCAGCCGCAGCCATGTTATGGATGTTAAATATCGGGATTTGCTGCACGCTGCTAGGGCTTGCTTATGCGGTTGAACGGCAATTTGGGGGCCGTCTGCCTTCAACGAAAGGTGCAACAGGTACGATAGATGCGACAAGTGCAACAGGTGCAACAAGTGCGGCAGGTGTGACACGTAAGGGAGACCTGTCGGCGGACAAGCGTCTTTCCGACGAGGCACGTAGCTACAGCTTAGTGCAGTGGATGCGTCGATACCCATCCTTGATGGGCATTGGATTCATGATGGCTCTAGGGTTATATACACATCAGATTGTACAGTGGATCAAAAATGAGGGAATATGGGTCGAAGGTGTGTTTAGGATGTCTCCGGCATACGATTTGCCAGTGTATTACGCATTTTTAACGACGATACCGACGCTAGTGTTGTTTGTTGTAGCGCTAGAGACATCATTTTATCCCAAATGCCGTCAATATTATGAAACGGTACTTGGACAAGGGTCAATGCGGGAAATTGAACAGGCTCGAAGAGATATGAGCCAAGTGCTCGTGTATGAAGTGTCGCTCTTAATGGGCATCCAGCTCTTTTTTACGATATTATCGATTGCATTCGCCGTTCGTTTACTACCCTTTTTCGGGTTCACAAGTACGATGATAGAAGCGTTTAATATTTTGGCGCTTTCCTTTTTCGCCTATACGTTATTTATGGTTATTGTCCTTGTTCTGCTCTATTTTGATGATCGGAAGGGTGTATTTGCATTAAGTGCGATTATGCTCGCATGTAGTGCAACTTTCTCTATACTATTTGATAACGTTGATACGAGCTTTGCTATGTTTACGGCCTCCTTTATCGCTTTAACCTTGTCTTTAGGGCGTTTGCGATACGTCATTAGACATTTGCACTACTACACATTTAGCGCACAACCGATAGTTATCAAACGAACTCCGCTTTAG